The Argentina anserina chromosome 5, drPotAnse1.1, whole genome shotgun sequence genome includes the window GTGTATAGTTACAGCGGGAtgcatgtgatttaaatgtGAATTAGATTGATGTCTGTTCGAGCTTTCTCATTATGCAGGATTAGATATGTGAATTAGATAGATGTTTAGATACTAACATCAGGCACACATATCACACTTGTCTTCCCCACATTCAGTAGTTAATGTCAGTAAAGATCCGTTTTATTAAAGTCTTATAAACTCTGTTAGCATCTGGAACTCATTATGTTTATGTCTGATTGGTTGTTGTAAGCTTTCTTGTGTAGTTCGATCTTTCTTGTTCTTATGTTTGCTTAATTTAATTCTGCAGTACATTCCTGGTACCAAGATGGTCTTCCCTGGATTGAAGAAGCCACAGGATCGTGCTGACCTCATTGCCTATTTGAAGCAATCAACTGCATCTTAAAACTGCCTTTGCTCGACTCTCTCACATTTTGCAGTTAATGGAGGTTTATACAAACGGATGAGTACTATTTTTTGTTGCCAATAAATTACGCCAGCTAGGTCTGCAATACTTGTTTGCATGTCGAGCTTGCTTTTGCTTCTCTAGGAAGAGGTTTGCTGTAATTGGCAGCACAACATTCAAATTCAGTTAGCTCTTGTGACTAGATTTCATGGAATTGGTGGAATACCATTAAACTAATGATATAAAAATTCATTGCTACATTGTCTACAAATTCTGGTTGCAATTGGGCGCATTTGATTTTATGCTTGTCTATCCTTTTGGTCCATGAAAATTTTGAGTAGTTATTTATATAGGGCGGACTACGACCATATAGGACAGAGTAGTCTGGTGAATTAGGACGCAGTAGTCTGGTGAATGCTGAGGCGGTGTTTTAATAATCCAAGGTGTAATCTCTTGAAGAGCCAAGTACTTTATCAGCACAGTGCAGAAGCGCAATCTCTCCATAGACATTTGGAAGCCATGGTATCACTATTGGGTGTAAAGCAATATGAAATTAAGGGACTAAGCGCTCATTTCTTGGCCAGAAAATTGCATTATTTCAAAACACACTGCTACACAGTTTACTGGGTAACTACTACAATTTTGATTAACCGAAGACACCCTCCCGAAAAAGCAAGATACACAAAATCCTAAGAATGCGAATTCTCAATCTGAATACAAGGGGGAGCCTCATCCGTTCTGTGCTGGAAGTCTGATTCAAGGTTTAGACTGGGAGGGCCGACGAAGTCCTGGAATCTGCAATACCAATACCATATCAGAACATAGGGATATGAAGCAGAGGTTTGATAATACCGGGGAAAGGACATGTCACACTAAATACAGTTTGATTTCTTAAAATATATGCAAGGAACAGTTCTACGATAGATATTTTCAAAAGCATCTAACAATAATATGTCTAGATATTCAGTAACCTTGGACAATACGTCGATAGCATGATCCCCTCGACAGTCCGGCTTATGTCTATGTAAAGACTGGTGTGAGCTCAACCTATCACTCTTTTTTATAAATTAGAATGTGGATCATGTTGCAAGGAAAATTTTAGAATCCACAGCCAAAAACTCATCTCACAGGGAAAGTTTAGTGCTACTTAACTGACAAAAAAGAGGACTCCACAAACATATGAAATGTTCGACATGTCTAGTTCATATTTAAGGGGAaagtttaattatatatgcgAATAAACATATTATCTTGCATGTTAAATTCTTTCACCAATTTCACAACGTCAGAAACAAAAGTATTAAGACCACTTTATCAACTGGTGCATCCAAAGATTCAAACACCATATTATCACTGTGAGAATAACAAAATCGAGCATAGTCAAGGTATAATGATCTAGCCTTTTAAACATTCGCAAACCAGAAGTAACAAAAAGAATTCTCCAGATATCATGTAACAGGATATGAAATTGTAACAACCAACCTCAACTCCATGTGGGCCTATACGGTTACGAGATATGAAATTTATTACTAGTGTTGCAAATTCATCAGGTACATCCTCCTGCAAAGAGTTGAGATGTCATAACTCTAATCTTTTAGATTAAGGAAATTCAACAATTAATAGAAATGAAAGATTGGAAATATGACTTACTTGTATGGCATGCCCAGTATGTCTGACAACAACCATCTGAAACTTGCCTTGCATTTGACCGATTGTCAGAGTTCTGTTACAAAACACGTGTAcactcaaaatatgaacctcAAACTTTTAAATCAACAATTCAGGATACTCTACTACCAGTTAtaaatttggaattttgacGCCCAAAAAGATCCTATGTGGAAGCAGTCATGATGAAACACTAAAGCTAAGAGCATATCTAATGATCACGAACCTGAAAACTACTCAAAAGTTTTATTGTTAATGAAGCCAAAATTATAACCAGAAGCACTGATTCAGGCTTAATAATTTATTCACTTCAGTCATGCTTCTTGTCCCAAATGAAAAACTAATAATGTTATATACTACGTACTAACTGCACCCAAGGAATGCGGGCTCAATTGCATGTTTTATCAACAGCTATTTCTTACATCCTTTTGATCTTTCTTTCTATACTTATTCCAAGTTGCATCATATACTAATTTAAAATTGAATAATATAATTAAGGGATAAAAAGGTATagcaaaaatgaaaaaggaaaaagaagaattgttttcttttgctaATACCTTCCATGTGTTGTAACTACCCCCACTATCTTCTACCATTATGTACTAAATCCCAATTTAttctgaaaaacaaaaattgtgtGTTGTTCTAGTAAGCAAATAAAAATAGCCACACACTGTCTCTCATATTATTTCCATTCAAATTATTTACCATAATTATTAGTAATAAATGAAAGGTacaaaatttttttaattaggaGCTGCTACAGAATACTAATGACCGTTTTGCCTGAATTCATGGAGAATAACCAGGAGCAATTAGTATTCATTCATGGAGGTTTCCTCCCTAATTTCTCATGTGTCAAGCATTTTAGGACCCATTGTGTGGACCTAAAACCTTAACTGCCCTCATGCATAAATCATAATGTCTCGAATGGGTTGCCTAAGCAAGCTTTCATAGTTTGAATGATGTAGAATAtcagtaaaaaaataaaagaagaccATTTCAAGAACATTTCACAGTATACAAGCAAATTGTTCTAGGCAAATGAAATGGCAATTACCTGTCAAGTCGGTCTGTTCCAGCTAAAAGCAGGAGCTTTGGAACAGGAGATGACAGAAATTTTTCAGAAAGGCCTTCATACCTGTAGTTAGAGAACTGGATATACTGATCTGAGGAGAAACTAATCCATGGACACAGAAGCTAGGCCAaagaaataatttaaaataaatcaCGTCAGATCTGATGCATGGGTATTATAACCTCACCTACACCAATATTATCAAATTTAAGCTCAAAATTTTAAGTTGAAATGATGTCATTTCATTTTGATGAGCTTGGATCAACGGTGAATCTAAATTGCTGCTATATACTCTAGGAGCGGGGTGTAAGTTAGGGTGCATTTCTGGCAGCAAAAAAGAAACGATTTTTTTGAATAATCTGCAGAACTGCAGATCAAATGTTCACATCATATAATTGGAACAATTGCGGATTTCTGCATGTCAGTTGATTCATCCACAACTATTATGTGGACACTGACCATAAGTATTTAAAGCCAAACTTATAGAGGAGATATATGGCAGCACCATCAAATGTTTAACAAAGGCAGGGCAATATTAGGCCTGCGGCTATATGTGCATATGTTTATTTGTTGTCTTTACGGATAAGAGGTGCAACTTCCTTGCATCTTATAGAAAAACTTGGAGCAACCATAAGGCCCAAATGAAACAACAGGGCACTTCATCATATTAATTCCTTCTGCATCAGAATTCTCCTCTTGGAATGATGTATCTAGgattttaaatgaaaatattaACAAGAAAACCTGAACATACCAGTTTTTCCAATATTGTTCTGTTTCCTCGAGTCGTGCTCTGTAAACGTAACTGCAGAACAAGATTGTGCCTATTATGTGCAAGTTGGATAAAAAAAAGTGGATAGCAGTATAACGATTGTTTTATAGTTATTGCAGAAATCCAAATATggtcatagaaaacaaaagttcTCACCATTTCTTTGAATCATCATACTTTAATGTGGTAGGTACTGATACACGGGCAGACTCAATATTTCTCAAAGAACCTCCCTTTATAGTCGATTCTATCTGCAGCAAGATAGATATTAAAATTCAGAAAAATCAGATACCATGCGAGTCATTTGTCTTATTACAACTATGGATTGGTGCTATGACGACCAGTTTTCTGTCCTCCTTAACAGGCCAGGTAGTACAATTTGCAAGGAATGTGGAAATCAATCACACACTTCAAATATACTACACAAAGCAACAAATTGTCctctttattttttaaatttcttgGAATGTTTAAGCAATctcattattttaatttcttttgttgttCTTATATGATGTGCAAATTGTGATGCAACCAAATTAGTTCATCAAGTTAATGTAGCACGCAAGGGGCAAAAACACTAAGGAAGGAGATCTTAGAGATACTGCAGGTACCGCTTTCTCAATGCTTGAAAAATGATGTGTTCTGCCTGATAGAATTTTTTGCATATGTATCAACGAAGCCATAGCTGTTCCCTGATAAAGTTTCAATAGTCAGTGAGCTATGACTGACACGCATGTGAAAGAGCTGGAAATATTCATGCAGCAGTCATCAAACCTCAACAACATCTACAACGATCAGCCCAGCCAAGTTCAGCAATGTTTTTTTTGCAGCAACATGCACAGCAACTGACCCTCCCATACTGTACAACAGTGACGTAAGTCAAAAGCGGTTTAGGCTAAAGTCTAAGGGAATAGATTAAAATTTTTAGATAAAGCTCAAGAAACATACAGTTACACTATAAAAAGAGAAGAACCTGTGGCCAACAAGCACAATTGCAGGAGGCGAATCTCCATACATTGCTTTCAGAACAGCGTGAACATCATTGCACATGGTCTGCAGATGAAGATAACCCTACTTATCTAAGATCGAAATCTAACAACTATTATGAGGTAGAGCAATCCTCTTTTTTGACAGAGTGGTACCTCAATAGAAAGATCATTGTCATTTTCTGTAGTTGTCCTTCCGTGTCCTCTCAAGTCCATGGCAACTACTCGAGCCTTCTCCTTGATTTGACTTGCTGACAAGGCAAATGAAAGCCTGGAAAAACAAATCATGTCATTGATTATAGCATACCACTCTGGAATTTCCCAAGAATAAAAAgtgaagaaaattaaaatctgCAGAAAGGAGCCAGCAGCAGTGTCAGTATCAGTAAAAGTTGAAAACAATAGCATCAAAGATACTATACACACTTCTTGATAGAAATATTTAATTCAATACAAACCTAAAGTACAAGTCGAACAACTAAAACAAAACATCATGAAAGAAAAACTTTATAGTTTTTAACCACCAACATCATGAAAACAAAACATCATCAAAGTGAGCTAGCAACACACATATAACAACACTCTCATCAAATTAGATgcatctatgttcttatatgtaaaccCAAATGCACAATATGTACTGTTTCATCGTGTAACAGTACAGGTTAAATCCACAGTTGCACATCTAATACAAACCAGTGAGCTACTTAAAACCTCAAACCCCTAACTATTTGCAAGACATTTCAGCTCAACATGAACAAAACATAAACGAAAAGACCAAAACTTGAACTTAAACATACCCAGAGAAGCCACCACCATGAAGGCAAAACACAACAGGACCCTCTGTTCCTGCCATATACACATGAAACACCTGAAATGGAAAAAAGGTAAAATTCACACataagattaaaaaaaagtgatCTTTATGAAGAAAGCAGAAAGCATTGAATAAAATTGAACTGACATCCTCGGAGTCCGGAATGGAGATGTCGTCTTCTTTGTCGAAATAGGCCTTCCAATCCAAAGGTGCGAACTTTACGGAGCTGGTCCTGCAAAAAAAGACAGCGTTTTGGTAATGTGAAGATTAAAAAGGACCCGGAATTTGAAATGAGAAGAGTAGAGAGGTGGAGATGGTGACTGACTGGGTTGCTGGGCGATCGGGGCGGGCGGCGAAGGCGGAGAGGGGGCGGGGCTGGGGTGGTGGCTGGTGGTGCTTGGGGGATTGGATGGTTGTTTCTTCTGGAAGCGAAGTGAGGTTTGAAGAAGAATCCATGGGCGTGGTTATGATCTGAGCAGAGAGACAGAAAAGTAAAACCCAACACAACACACTTTAAGGAACACAAGGAAGGTAATAACGTGTGTGAAACTgtgaatatataaaataagagtccacggtttttttttttaaacaccGAACAAATATGCTCTCATGTAAATTGAAGACCTTATGCGATATGTTTGTGCAgaggaattgaaatcaatactCCATTTCTGAAAGGGGTTTTGATCCAATGTTTAATTGTGACTTAATCTTGCAtcctttttaagacaacacaACGTAAAGATTCAAATTAATTATGTACGTTAAAGACGATCAAATATATGACTTTGGACTTTGGACTTTGAAGAAAATCCGGCTTTCATATGTCACAAACAATCAAACATCAGTTGCTGGGTTTCGTAGGCTATTATTGAAAATGTGATATATTCTGCTAACAAACTTGTATTTCATAAGGAGATTGTTTGGATTTTGTCAGCTTACATTGACATCTCACCATTACAGTTAATAACTTACCTTTATCCCGCTCACTCTACTGTGACACTGACACAGAGAGGAGAGAAGAAAAGGAGTCCTTGAGAATATAACGGTTTCAAGCTGGCTCCTTGTTTTCTGTTTTAGTTCAAGCTCTCTCTAACATTGCCCCCCTTTATTCGCTCCCCCACTCTCAAACTATATAGACTTAGTTCAAGCTCTCTCTAACCTGCCCAACCCTTTTCTAGTGAGTGTGAAATGATATGCTTCTTCTCTCATTTCCACTCATACTGTTCTTTTACATGCGCATACGTCCATTTAATGCAGATTTTGAATGTTAATCCAGAGAAAAAGAATATAGATTCTTTTGTGGCAGCTGATTTCGAACTCATTGGTTATGATCCTCATGAGAAGATAGAAATGATAATGGCTGTGTGAGGCCGGCTCTCTCAAATTTTCAGCAGAGATCTCAAAAATTTCTTTATTAGCGGCCAATTCTGCTCTTAATTATAGGTAATGACATGACTTTGTTCTGCGCATAATGAAACGTTTGCATGACATGTTCTCACAATATACTGAACAAATTGTTTGCGATTGTAGAGTTCAAAAATGCATCTCTGCCCTGGCACTTCGCAGAGTCGATTGTTGTTTCTCTATAATTAGTATTTTGAGTGTTAGTATGTGCCTTACTTACTGCCTTATGTGTTTGTTTGGCTAGTTCAAACAAACTGAAAAATAGGAAGGAGTAGAAGCGGGCAGCTCTCTTGTGCCAATTACACATTATTCCATAAGCTAGAACTAACCATtttcatagaaaacaaaaggcaACTTCGTCTTAGGTACTTGGAATTTGGTTTTACAAACGTGGTGCTTGCACGGTTGCTTCACCTAATTTGGACCTGCTTCTTTGCAAGTTCAAGACATCCGCGAAAGTATAAAGCTAAAATCTCCTGCCATCAGTGCGAATGTAAATGAATTCAAATTCTTCCCTCAATTGGAATTTCATTTCAACTTCTTTGCAACATATTTGTTTCTGAGTCTTTGGATTTTCTTAGCTCTCTTCATCCACAAGAATGGTGGATTCATCGCCAATCCCAAGGCCTGTCAAACTCTCCATCTCATCATCGAGCAACATTGGCAAAGGAGTACCCTGAAAGCATAACATTATAATATTTAGCTTTTAAGCAATCAATGTATGAGATACTTGTGAATGTAGACATGTGGTGAAGCAGTCAATGTAGCATAGCAACTTTGAGCTTCTATGATGTCAAAACAGTGGAAGTAAGACTGGCACGGCTTAAATATCTTATCAGAAGTTCCCTACCTTCCATTACACCGATTATGAGTGACATCAAACCTGCACTATCCAACATCATAGAACTCTCCGTTGAGTTACAACAGTCAGATtattcattgtttttttttttttgctgttcAACAGCTTAAGTTCACATCCCTGCAAGAATACTCTATTGCAGTAGCTTTAACGCATCCCCTTTGCCATACCTCAGACCTCATTCACAGGAATACCCAATAGCCACTTCTCTTGTATTATTACTATTGAAGGCTCTTTACAACAAGTTATGGTGAACAGTTTCCTACTTTTCATAATGTCAGCATATGATCTGGATGCTCTGCAAAAATATAGAGCATGTTCAGTAGCATGTGGACTTACTAGATGAAGTTTTCACCGTTCATCCTGGACAAGCAAAAGGTCTTTGTAGTCCCAAACCTAGGACTTGATTAGGAACTTCTCCAAAGCTTTTGGTTTTCCATCTCAGTGATCATGATCCTACTCAAATTCTTTGTTATACCTCGTCTGACCATATTTACCTACATGTTCAAGACATTTACATCTCCAGGGATGATAAAGCTGTTATTTCACCCTTACTTACAACTGCAGCAACAGTTTGAGATGAATGATCTTGGCTTTCTTGACTGAATTTATTGAAATAACCTTATCCTCTCAAAGATTCATTTATGCATCATTATCTTCAGTTTGCCAATATCTTTACCTCCATTCCTCCTACTAAGTTCACCAACTCCATCACAAACTACCCCACTATGCTTTCTAATTTGAGCCTCCTAAAAGTCTAGTCGTCAGTTTGTGCATTTTAAAGTGTGTAAAGCCAAATGTTTTTTTATACCGTAATGCTGGCCTACAGGGTTTTCTATATTCTAGTTTCACACCCTTTTGTAGTTATATCTAGACATGAACTTCCCGCTTCTGATATCTGTTCAAATACATTGGCATCTTTCTAGTTTCTCTTTAAAAGTTATCAAAAGTATGAAGTAGGAGTGACGTACTATTCTCATCAATAATCAACGCACATTGTTTAAatcaacaataaaaacaataatatatCTGTGACAAGGCAAACCTCTTCTTGAAGAAACAACTTCAACTTCATAGACTTCAGCTTTAAAAAGCTTTCACAAAGAAATTTTAGCTTACCAACCTACAAAAATAATAGACTCATGGGGCTTTAGAGATATGTCGAACATTCAGAACATTCAGAAAACggaggagaaatgaaatgagacTAACCGTTGTGGTGCCTGGTAGTTTCTTCACCAAGGAGGGCTTCTCACCCATAGATGCTCCAACACATTTCAGAGTAACAGCtgcaaaattttaaattacgTTTTACTCTCATCAAAGTAGATGGAAATAAGTTGTAATAGAAAAGAATTATAATTCCTACACAAAAGTCCTGTAGCCATCCTCTGAGGGCCTGCTCCTCCGACCAATGGCTTTTCATCCTCAATTCCATGAAAAGCCTTGAGCTCAGCAAATCTGTAAATAAGGATAGGTTTATGAGAAAGAGAAATgacttatttaattatttattcatTCCTCCATACAATCCATAGCTATCATAAACCCAACCAAGCTGCAGAAGTTCAGTGCACTTTCCTTTGTGTCAGGTAAGCTTATATGTTCATAAGCCAGCTCTTACTGacatcaaaaaaaattataaacatGCAATGCCTTGGTCATATGACAGATCAAATCTATACACATCTACCAATCCAACTTTCTGTCCAATTTAGGATCCCCAAGAACATTCAAAAGTAGTTAGATTTTGAACCTAAACAACCAAACTCAGGATGCAAGTAATAATGCTCTTGCACAACAAGTTATCCGAGCTAAATagtaatgaagaaataaaaccATAGTAATGTTCATATAGCAAGTTAAATGGTATAGCCCTTGTCATCCTTTTTGCCAAATTAAGGAGTTAATCTAAACAGGAAAAGACCTTGGGTGAAGCAGCTTGATTTCTTGAATATTTTCTTGCTTTGACATAACTAACCGGACATACCTGCAGAATAGAGCAATTTCACTTCTGAGACAATAGTTCATATTTGAGTAAATTGCTTGCACATAGCCTAACTAATTCTTATCCTTTAACAATGACTGATCTCTTCAGCAGTCACCACCAAACCATCACAACTTTGCAAATGATAAGTTTTAAGGAATGCTGTAATTATTGAGTGTTCTGATCTGATCAGATCAGAGAACaaaatattgaatttgacttgATAGATTTAGTGGCGAAGTCCTATTCTAAAGTAAGCAGGGAATGTTACCTCAGGGTCACATAGTCAAACTGTATAGCAAGAAAGGCTAAATATTGAAATGGCaattggtttatatgtttaACATCCATTGTGGACAAAGTTCAAGAAAGGGCTACCAGGAACACAAGAAAAGTGGTTTTGAACCAAAGCATATGAAGATATAAAAATGAACAGCCTCGAGCAAATACTAAAGGGCAAGCTTAGACCTTAAGCAAATGTAGAAATGAATACTTGGTGCAAAGAGAGATGAACATGGTTACTATTATGGTGACGCaatactgattttttttttcagctgACTGTATGTCAGCAACCACAGATTCTACAGGAGAAAATCATGAGCAAGTGAAATGACAGAACACAATAGAAACAGCACAATAAAAAGAACAGATGTTCTGATGCACATGGTTCTTAAACGAGAATACATTCAGTTTCAGCAAAGCTATGACATTACCACAAATAAATTGGCTTACACCTGAGGCTGATACTAGCTGGTACTGAATAAAACCATGTCATGTCTGGTTTAAGGCAGAACGCCccttaaaattcaaa containing:
- the LOC126793746 gene encoding uncharacterized protein LOC126793746; protein product: MDSSSNLTSLPEETTIQSPKHHQPPPQPRPLSAFAARPDRPATQTSSVKFAPLDWKAYFDKEDDISIPDSEDVFHVYMAGTEGPVVFCLHGGGFSGLSFALSASQIKEKARVVAMDLRGHGRTTTENDNDLSIETMCNDVHAVLKAMYGDSPPAIVLVGHSMGGSVAVHVAAKKTLLNLAGLIVVDVVEGTAMASLIHMQKILSGRTHHFSSIEKAIESTIKGGSLRNIESARVSVPTTLKYDDSKKCYVYRARLEETEQYWKNWYEGLSEKFLSSPVPKLLLLAGTDRLDRTLTIGQMQGKFQMVVVRHTGHAIQEDVPDEFATLVINFISRNRIGPHGVEIPGLRRPSQSKP